From Rudanella lutea DSM 19387, a single genomic window includes:
- a CDS encoding nuclear transport factor 2 family protein → MKPLLLTVFGAIALLSCDNQTSSSTTATENKKIVRQFYEYFNKHEWDKMAALYTDVADFKDPSFGQGIVKQTRQQTIKKYSELEAMFPDVKDEIAQMYPSGEKHVIVEFVSSGTAPDSTKFELPICTVFTIENGKITKDFTYYDNFEDPKR, encoded by the coding sequence ATGAAGCCTCTATTACTGACAGTTTTTGGGGCAATCGCCCTGCTTTCTTGTGACAATCAAACGTCAAGCAGTACAACCGCTACCGAAAATAAAAAAATCGTGCGTCAGTTTTACGAGTACTTCAACAAGCATGAATGGGATAAGATGGCAGCGTTGTACACCGATGTGGCCGACTTTAAAGATCCCTCTTTTGGGCAAGGGATTGTAAAACAGACAAGACAACAGACTATAAAAAAGTACTCAGAGCTGGAGGCAATGTTTCCTGACGTGAAAGACGAGATTGCGCAAATGTACCCCTCCGGCGAGAAACACGTTATTGTTGAGTTTGTCTCATCAGGCACGGCACCCGACAGCACCAAATTTGAACTTCCGATCTGTACCGTTTTTACCATAGAGAACGGTAAAATCACAAAGGACTTTACCTACTACGATAACTTTGAGGACCCCAAGCGCTAA